The Megalobrama amblycephala isolate DHTTF-2021 linkage group LG1, ASM1881202v1, whole genome shotgun sequence genome segment tttggcatatttttatttgtattattattatttttttaaagtaacgcaatagttactttccctggtaattagttacttttataatgatgtacctcagttactaactccgttactatttgtgagaagtaactagtaactataactaattacttttttaaagtaacgtgcccaacactgctgCTGCCCATTGAAGACTTTGAATACTGTGCGTCCTTTTTAAACatgagtggcccaaccagacattggtgggcagAACTAGTGTAAACAGCGTTTGCCAACAAAAGGGgcactatttgcacttagtgtaaatagacactttATTGCCATATTTTCTGTACATTTAaagagtgaaaatgaaaattctgtcattaattactcaccctcatgtcgttccaaacctgtaagaccttcattcaaaaatactttttgtgtgcaaaaaataaaaataacgactttattcaacaatttcttccatgtcagtctcctgCGCTGTTTATGTAGTAGCACTTCtgggttctatgtcagaatgccggctaaaataaagtaataaggcgtctataataaataaagtttagtaaagtcaactttaataaataaagtcattatttttgttttgcacacaaaaagtattctcgtcgcttcataacattaaggttgcaccactgtagtcacatggactattttcgTTGCAGTCTTATCGGAGGCAAAAAGctcacagatttcatcaaaaatatcttaatgtgtgtatcttaatttgtgaacgacatcagggtgagtaattaatgacagaattttcatttttgagtgaccTAAACCCTTTAAGCGTTTTTACCTCAAATTTTTATTAATGAATCAAATTTCATTACTTTCCATACTGCATCCaaacattttacttttattgtttatacttttgttaaactgtattttattttcccTTAGACAATAAAGACAGATCTCAAGCTGTTTATTTATTCCCTGTACTATATGTAGTTCCTGAATACTTTCCCATGGTGGAAGTGGAAATAAAAATAACCCTGAAAATCTTGAAATATGTAAGCATGTCTGAGCGACTTTATGTTTAGCATACTCACGTGGAGAGCACTTCAGAGGGTAGATCTGTGATATAGGAGGGAATTTTATTGCCAGTGAGAAACTGGGCCACCTCATTAGTGAACGTGTTACAGTTGTGTTCAAACAATCTGTACTTGTCACCACTGTAGAGAGAGACCAAACCAGAAAAAGAGGCTTATGAATTCAAGCAATGCATGTAAAGCATGTTTATGCACCACAAAGACTTTATAAGGACTTTAAACTGGAAGTAAGGAAttccttgttttattttcaataataaaCAATAGTCAAAAACACACCTGTATGTTGTCTCTCCAAGTGAGGACAGGTAATCCATAAAGATCTCCTCTGTCACCTCTGTATTTCCCAGTTCCACCACTGTGTCTGGAGGTCCGAGCATCGTCCCGCCCTGTAAACACATGCATACACTATGGCACATACTGCAGCCGCCCCCAGAACAAATGTACCTCTTGAGAACAATTATGTTCCAAGGCCATTTAATCTCAACAACCCAAAAATAAACGGACAAAAACAATGTGCTGTTCAAAGCTCCACATGGACCATGATCATGTAAAGTGAGGGCTCACAAACAGCACAATATAGAGTACATTAAGCATATTTGCGGGTGATGTTTAAGTGCTTGTCCTATCTTGAGTACTAAAAGTGTTGCAGTGGGCTGTGATTTTACCGGTGGGCAACTAGAGATCCCAGCACCACCATAGAAAAATTCCTCTCCGTAGACCACTATAGATGTGTGCCTGTGTTGACATAATATAACAGGAAATGcatatggttaaaacatattaatgttATAGATTTTagataataatatttatttgtatggcATTTGTATGGCATCATTCATGAAATGCAGCTCAAAGCACTTCACAAGCATAAAAACAAAttctaattttaaaaagatattacataaatattatataattatatgttTAACTTATTTATAGATAAAGGATTTTAACCATAATCTTTTATAGGGAGAATAATACACTTACCAAATCCCATCAAGCTGTTTTCCTGTAAGAAAGAATATGTTTTAGAAATCATTTATATTAGTTTTATTAGATTTGTTCCTCATAATAcagttaaattttttattatatttatattattaaaatataatagtagGACTGTTATGGTTTGACccatttaaagatttattttcaaTCTAAAGAACCTTAACTAACCAGTGCTCTAGCATGTGACACGATTAATTAACATAAAGAACATCATGTTCCAGAACAGTTTGTTCTTTttgttattaataaacaatGCTAGATAACTGAGATAAACTGATCAGCGGGTCTCGCTGTGAATATAGCTCTTAAGGTTATATGGTTGAATAAAAGATTTTGTTGATAAAAGTGTTTTCATTGACCATCTGTAACGCGATTTTATATATCCTAGAACAGCGAAGGCTTCTCTTAAATATTTATAAGCAAAGCATTACCATTGGATGGTAAAACCGCGACGTCAGTATCACATCATTAATAATCAAACACTAAGTCTTCGCCATTGGAAGGTTACCAGGTAACGGCGGCAtaacctaattaatattcattagcCAAGATTTCTCATTGGATGGTGACCAGGCAGCGAAGCAAGACAGAAGAAATATATATGAGCGAACCCTTCTTCATGGTAGGATTGGAAATTTGTCGGCCCTCACCAATGTAACGGTAAAGATATACTACATCACTCACCCAACATTATCGGACTGAGCTGTCTGGCCATTCCCCTCGACAAATCATAAATGAAAAGCTGCACTCCAAACGTCGAGTTGTGCTGATCCATGTTTGTGATGGTGGCTAAATGCGGCTGACTAGCCTGTCTGCGGGTGTCCTGCAGCTCTCGGCCTTGAGACTCTCAAATGGTCACGACAGTCTGATATCTGagtttagaattttttgaaataCTGTAGCTATATCGGACTTTTTGAGAATTAATGGCATTAGGAGGgtttgagtaaaaaaaacattcaaaggGATAGCAAGATAAATAGGTTATGTCCTTCCAAGTCGCCAATGAAGAAGCGTATTAATCCAACGGCACGACAGCGCCATCTATTGTATGTGCAGGCGATCACCTCACGACATAACCATATGCCGCCGAAAAATAAATCGACTCTAC includes the following:
- the desi1a gene encoding desumoylating isopeptidase 1a, with protein sequence MDQHNSTFGVQLFIYDLSRGMARQLSPIMLGKQLDGIWHTSIVVYGEEFFYGGAGISSCPPGGTMLGPPDTVVELGNTEVTEEIFMDYLSSLGETTYSGDKYRLFEHNCNTFTNEVAQFLTGNKIPSYITDLPSEVLSTPFGQVLRPILDSIHIAPPGGNVISSQNNHS